In the genome of Ensifer adhaerens, one region contains:
- a CDS encoding simple sugar transport system permease protein, translated as MSTPFAKLPGWVEYALIPLVNLAVAFLVAGIVVVFVGENPLEAARIMITGAFGSGEGIGFTLYYATYFIFTGLAVAVAFHAGLFNIGAEGQAYVGGIGVAAACLTFDQSMPWYLVFVLASLGAMAFGALWALIPAWLQAYRGSHIVITTIMFNYIASNLMLYMLLNVFKPLGQMAAQSRTFEAGGQLPKLDWLLSIFGLDIGGAPFNFSFLVALVAAFVVWVLIWRTRLGYEMRTMGFQPHAARFAGMKSKRIVVIAMLISGALAGLMALNPIMGDQYRIQQDFVTGAGFVGIAVALMGRSHPVGIVLAAILFGMLYQGGAELSFDMPEITRDMIVVIQGLVILFAGALEHMFRPAITAFFARAGKSRSEAAAGA; from the coding sequence ATGAGCACTCCTTTCGCAAAACTCCCGGGCTGGGTCGAATATGCGCTCATCCCGCTGGTCAACCTTGCCGTCGCCTTCCTCGTCGCCGGTATCGTCGTGGTCTTCGTCGGTGAAAATCCGCTGGAAGCCGCGCGCATCATGATCACCGGCGCCTTCGGGTCCGGCGAGGGCATCGGCTTCACGCTGTATTATGCGACCTATTTCATCTTCACCGGCCTTGCCGTGGCCGTTGCCTTCCATGCCGGGCTCTTCAATATCGGCGCGGAAGGTCAGGCCTATGTCGGCGGCATCGGCGTTGCGGCGGCCTGTCTGACATTCGACCAGTCCATGCCCTGGTATCTCGTCTTCGTGCTGGCGAGCCTCGGCGCCATGGCCTTCGGCGCGCTCTGGGCGCTGATCCCGGCCTGGCTGCAGGCCTATCGCGGCAGCCACATCGTGATCACTACGATCATGTTCAACTATATCGCATCGAACCTGATGCTCTACATGCTGCTCAACGTCTTCAAGCCGCTCGGCCAGATGGCGGCGCAGTCGCGTACCTTCGAGGCGGGCGGGCAATTGCCGAAGCTCGATTGGCTGCTCTCGATCTTCGGGCTCGATATCGGCGGCGCGCCGTTCAATTTCTCCTTCCTCGTGGCGCTGGTCGCGGCCTTCGTCGTCTGGGTGCTGATCTGGCGCACGCGGCTGGGCTATGAAATGCGCACCATGGGCTTCCAGCCGCATGCCGCGCGCTTTGCCGGCATGAAGAGCAAGCGCATCGTCGTCATCGCCATGCTGATTTCCGGAGCCCTGGCAGGTCTCATGGCGCTGAACCCGATCATGGGCGATCAGTACCGCATCCAGCAGGATTTCGTCACCGGCGCCGGCTTCGTCGGGATCGCCGTGGCGCTCATGGGCCGCTCGCACCCGGTCGGCATCGTGCTCGCCGCCATCCTCTTCGGCATGCTCTACCAGGGCGGCGCGGAACTCTCCTTCGACATGCCGGAAATCACCCGCGACATGATCGTCGTCATCCAGGGTCTCGTCATCCTGTTTGCCGGCGCGCTCGAACATATGTTCCGTCCCGCCATCACCGCGTTCTTCGCGCGGGCAGGCAAATCGCGCAGCGAAGCGGCAGCAGGGGCCTGA
- a CDS encoding purine-nucleoside phosphorylase: protein MRATIDLLISKLDGLLPRHGIVLGSGLGSLVDAVDIVTRIPYSELDAFPVSAVSGHAGELVAGKLNGVPVIMLSGRVHYYEKGDAAAMRRPLEVLHGIGVTHLILTNSAGSLREDMPPGSVMRISDHINFTGRNPLIGEETDARFVGLTNAYDTDMAADMERAAMKTGVPLKNGVYMWFSGPSFETPAEIRMARTMGADAVGMSTVPEVILARFLGMKVAAASVITNYAAGMTGNELSHHETKDMAPVGGARLATILKDMIAGGGH, encoded by the coding sequence ATGAGGGCGACGATCGACCTTCTGATCTCGAAGCTCGACGGCCTGCTGCCGCGCCATGGCATTGTGCTGGGCTCCGGCCTCGGCAGCCTTGTGGACGCCGTCGATATCGTCACCCGCATTCCCTATTCTGAACTCGATGCCTTTCCTGTCAGCGCCGTCTCCGGCCACGCGGGCGAACTGGTGGCGGGCAAGTTGAACGGCGTGCCGGTCATCATGCTTTCCGGCCGCGTCCACTATTACGAGAAGGGCGATGCCGCCGCCATGCGCCGGCCGCTCGAGGTGCTGCACGGCATCGGCGTCACGCATCTGATCCTGACCAATTCGGCGGGCTCTCTGCGCGAGGACATGCCGCCGGGTTCGGTGATGCGCATTTCCGACCACATCAACTTCACCGGCCGCAACCCGCTGATCGGCGAGGAGACGGATGCCCGTTTCGTCGGCCTCACCAATGCCTATGACACGGACATGGCGGCCGACATGGAGCGCGCGGCGATGAAGACCGGCGTGCCGCTCAAGAATGGCGTCTACATGTGGTTCTCCGGCCCAAGCTTCGAGACGCCGGCGGAAATCCGCATGGCGCGCACGATGGGGGCGGATGCGGTCGGCATGTCGACCGTGCCGGAAGTCATCCTAGCCCGTTTCCTCGGAATGAAAGTCGCGGCCGCCTCCGTCATCACCAATTACGCCGCCGGCATGACCGGCAATGAACTGTCGCATCATGAAACCAAGGACATGGCCCCGGTTGGCGGTGCCCGGCTGGCGACGATCCTGAAAGACATGATTGCGGGTGGAGGACACTGA
- a CDS encoding deoxyribose-phosphate aldolase — translation MTSTDLKAVATRALASLDLTNLNDDCTPEAIEKLCADAQTKFGNTAAICIWPRFVAQARGILGAGSPIKIATVVNFPSGELPLETVIGETEQAIADGADEIDLVIPYKEFMIGQKASARLMIAAIRERCKAPVKLKTILETGNLDDDALIREASAIALKEGADFIKTSTGKVRVNATPEAARIMLEEIKASGKPAGFKPAGGVRTVADAAIYLGLADEIMGAGWATAQTFRFGASGLLGDILATLGDTPAKPNTAAY, via the coding sequence ATGACATCGACCGACCTCAAGGCCGTCGCGACGCGCGCGCTGGCGTCCCTGGACCTGACCAACCTCAACGACGACTGCACGCCGGAAGCGATCGAAAAGCTCTGCGCCGATGCGCAGACGAAATTCGGCAACACGGCCGCCATCTGCATCTGGCCGCGCTTCGTTGCGCAGGCGCGCGGCATCCTAGGCGCAGGCAGCCCGATCAAGATCGCCACCGTCGTCAATTTCCCCTCCGGTGAATTGCCGCTGGAAACGGTTATCGGCGAGACCGAGCAGGCGATTGCCGATGGCGCGGACGAGATCGACCTGGTGATCCCCTACAAGGAGTTCATGATCGGCCAGAAGGCGTCAGCCCGGCTGATGATCGCCGCGATCCGAGAGCGCTGCAAGGCTCCCGTGAAGCTCAAGACCATCCTCGAAACCGGCAATCTGGATGACGACGCGCTGATCCGCGAGGCCTCCGCAATCGCGCTCAAGGAAGGAGCGGATTTCATCAAGACCTCGACCGGTAAGGTCCGTGTCAACGCGACGCCGGAAGCCGCGCGCATCATGCTGGAAGAGATCAAGGCGTCGGGCAAGCCGGCAGGCTTCAAGCCCGCCGGTGGCGTTCGCACGGTCGCCGATGCCGCGATCTATCTCGGCCTCGCCGACGAGATCATGGGCGCGGGCTGGGCCACCGCTCAGACCTTCCGCTTCGGCGCATCCGGCCTGCTTGGTGACATCCTTGCCACGCTCGGCGATACGCCCGCCAAGCCGAACACCGCAGCCTATTGA
- a CDS encoding cytidine deaminase: protein MSADLYEAAKKAMALCHAPYSKFPVGAAIRAEDGKIYAGANIENLAFPEGWCAETTAISHMVMGGAKQIVEIAVIAEKLALCPPCGGCRQRIKEFASVNTRIYLCDETGVKKTMTMNELLPHSFETEVIG from the coding sequence ATGTCGGCAGACCTTTACGAAGCCGCGAAAAAGGCGATGGCGCTCTGCCATGCGCCCTATTCCAAGTTTCCCGTCGGCGCGGCGATCCGCGCCGAGGATGGAAAAATCTACGCTGGCGCCAATATCGAAAACCTCGCCTTTCCGGAAGGCTGGTGCGCGGAAACAACCGCCATCAGCCACATGGTCATGGGCGGGGCGAAACAAATCGTCGAGATCGCCGTGATTGCCGAGAAGCTGGCGCTCTGCCCGCCCTGTGGCGGCTGCCGCCAGCGCATCAAGGAATTCGCGAGCGTCAACACGCGCATCTATCTCTGCGACGAGACGGGCGTGAAGAAGACGATGACCATGAACGAACTGCTGCCGCACAGTTTCGAAACCGAGGTGATTGGATGA
- a CDS encoding Predicted arabinose efflux permease, MFS family translates to MSDRHRSALPTSTVGLLAIVAGGAIANNYAIQPSIGAIARDLHATQETISFTISGLMFGYLSGLALFVPLTDRINPRRLVPLQLFVLAGALVAASFATSAWLLFACLVLVGMMATVAAQMSAIVGKLASPADRGRQMGLISAGISAGILLSRFVGGSLTTWLGWRGMLLCFAMLGSLAAIAAWATLPSVRPQAAKKNLVALHSVRELLAEFPDLRSAGAAGMLWFAAFSAIWVGLAIELAQPPWSLSAEAIGFYSLAGALGLVVTPIAGSMTDRFGPRRVKLAGLAVAAVATMALGLTLGKPTGLMLALGIFDAGCFAAQVANQSAIVRLAPDRSGALMSTYLLLYYVAGAIGTAAAGPLVSLGGWDHLVATAAVAIIGAIILSAKPRSD, encoded by the coding sequence GTGAGCGACCGGCATAGGTCCGCGCTTCCGACGAGCACGGTTGGACTGCTGGCAATCGTGGCCGGGGGAGCGATTGCAAACAACTATGCGATCCAGCCGAGCATCGGAGCGATCGCGCGCGATTTGCACGCCACGCAGGAGACGATCAGCTTCACCATTTCTGGATTGATGTTTGGTTATCTGTCGGGTTTGGCGCTGTTTGTGCCGTTGACCGATCGCATCAATCCGAGGCGATTGGTGCCACTCCAACTCTTTGTCCTTGCAGGAGCGCTCGTCGCTGCATCTTTCGCCACGTCCGCGTGGCTTCTATTCGCGTGTCTCGTTCTTGTCGGCATGATGGCAACTGTTGCCGCGCAAATGAGCGCCATTGTCGGCAAGCTTGCCTCGCCGGCGGACAGAGGGCGGCAGATGGGTTTGATTTCGGCAGGCATTTCAGCGGGCATCCTGCTGTCTCGCTTCGTTGGCGGGTCTCTCACAACATGGCTCGGATGGCGCGGGATGCTGCTTTGTTTCGCCATGTTGGGTAGTCTCGCGGCGATCGCGGCCTGGGCGACGCTTCCGTCCGTTCGGCCGCAGGCAGCGAAAAAAAACCTCGTTGCCCTGCATTCTGTTCGGGAGTTGCTTGCCGAGTTTCCGGACCTGCGATCGGCAGGGGCGGCTGGCATGCTCTGGTTTGCGGCCTTCAGCGCCATTTGGGTTGGGCTGGCCATTGAATTGGCGCAGCCACCCTGGTCGTTGAGTGCGGAGGCTATCGGCTTCTACAGCCTTGCCGGTGCCCTCGGCCTTGTCGTCACGCCGATCGCCGGAAGCATGACTGACCGCTTCGGGCCACGAAGAGTCAAGCTTGCTGGCCTTGCGGTTGCGGCCGTTGCTACGATGGCGCTTGGTCTCACCCTCGGAAAACCAACCGGCCTGATGCTCGCGCTTGGGATTTTCGATGCAGGCTGTTTTGCCGCGCAGGTCGCAAACCAGTCTGCAATCGTCAGGCTGGCGCCCGACCGCTCAGGCGCACTGATGTCTACATATCTGCTGCTCTATTATGTTGCAGGGGCCATCGGAACCGCCGCCGCAGGACCGCTGGTTTCGCTCGGCGGCTGGGATCATCTGGTCGCCACCGCTGCTGTCGCGATTATCGGTGCGATCATACTTTCCGCAAAGCCACGTTCCGATTAG
- a CDS encoding aspartyl protease family protein → MNRFLFVAAAAALSAVYFGQAQKSLEASVVTAQSPGVDMQTTTAATTPVSISPPGEEAIKAGAGGHFNASFRVNGRDVDGLVDTGATFVAINEQTAKRIGISASSLDYRYAVTTANGTTQAAHVTLDRLEVGSVRVRNVDAFVLKDKSLSGMLVGMSFMSKLKSYKVEDGVLYLKN, encoded by the coding sequence ATGAACCGCTTTCTGTTTGTAGCAGCTGCGGCAGCGCTCTCTGCCGTCTATTTCGGGCAAGCCCAGAAGAGTCTGGAAGCCAGTGTCGTGACCGCGCAATCCCCCGGCGTGGACATGCAAACCACGACCGCAGCGACGACTCCGGTCTCCATTTCGCCGCCAGGCGAAGAGGCGATCAAGGCCGGTGCGGGCGGGCATTTCAACGCCAGTTTTCGGGTCAACGGTCGCGATGTCGATGGCCTGGTCGATACGGGCGCGACCTTCGTTGCCATCAACGAGCAGACCGCCAAGCGCATCGGCATCAGCGCGTCCAGCCTCGACTACCGCTACGCCGTCACCACCGCCAACGGAACGACGCAGGCGGCCCATGTAACGCTCGACCGTCTCGAGGTCGGCTCGGTGCGGGTGCGCAATGTCGACGCCTTCGTCCTGAAGGACAAGTCGCTGTCCGGCATGCTGGTGGGCATGAGCTTCATGAGCAAGCTCAAGTCCTACAAGGTTGAGGACGGCGTGCTCTATCTCAAGAACTGA
- a CDS encoding simple sugar transport system permease protein — translation MDTNTIVVLLQSTIRVSVPLILTALAGLYAERSGVVDIGLEGKMLAAAFAGAAAAAVTGSAITGIGAAMLVSVAFSLVHGYASISQRGDQIVSGTAINFIAAGATVILGQAWFQQGGRTPALSADARLSTYKLPGADAVREVPVLGPIYSDLLSGHYLLTYFAFAMVPITWWVLYRTRFGLRLRAVGENPGAVDTAGISVVRMRYLAVICGGMLCGLAGAYLSMALANGFVKNMSAGRGFIALAALVFANWKPKNILLTCLLFGFLDALSIYSQNVELPILSSIPDQAIQALPYILTVILLAGFIGKASPPKASGVPYVKER, via the coding sequence ATGGATACCAACACGATCGTCGTCCTTCTCCAGTCCACCATCCGCGTGTCCGTGCCGCTGATCCTGACGGCACTTGCCGGTCTCTATGCCGAGCGCTCCGGCGTGGTCGATATCGGCCTTGAGGGCAAGATGCTCGCCGCCGCCTTTGCCGGTGCGGCGGCCGCCGCCGTCACCGGGTCGGCCATCACCGGCATCGGCGCGGCCATGCTGGTCTCCGTCGCCTTCTCGCTGGTCCACGGCTATGCCTCGATCAGCCAGCGCGGCGACCAGATCGTCTCCGGAACTGCCATCAACTTCATCGCCGCCGGCGCCACCGTCATTCTGGGTCAGGCCTGGTTCCAGCAGGGGGGACGCACGCCGGCCCTCTCCGCCGACGCGCGGCTTTCGACCTACAAGCTGCCGGGCGCGGATGCCGTGCGCGAGGTCCCTGTGCTGGGGCCGATCTATTCGGATCTTCTCTCCGGCCACTATCTGCTCACCTATTTCGCCTTCGCCATGGTGCCGATCACCTGGTGGGTGCTCTACCGCACGCGCTTCGGCCTGCGCCTGCGCGCCGTCGGCGAAAACCCGGGTGCAGTCGACACGGCGGGCATCTCGGTTGTGCGCATGCGCTACCTCGCCGTCATCTGCGGCGGCATGCTCTGCGGTCTGGCCGGGGCCTATCTCTCGATGGCGCTGGCCAACGGTTTCGTGAAAAACATGTCGGCCGGCCGCGGCTTCATCGCGCTCGCCGCCCTCGTCTTCGCCAACTGGAAGCCGAAGAATATCCTGCTCACCTGCCTTCTTTTCGGCTTCCTTGATGCGCTTTCGATTTACAGCCAGAACGTGGAACTTCCGATCCTGAGCAGCATTCCCGATCAGGCAATCCAGGCGCTGCCCTATATCCTGACTGTGATCCTGCTGGCAGGCTTCATTGGCAAGGCCTCGCCGCCCAAGGCGTCGGGCGTACCCTATGTGAAGGAACGATAA
- a CDS encoding Sugar-specific transcriptional regulator TrmB codes for MKRVAIDSDLIHILARLGFSQYEAQAYVALTGQGALTGAEVSRGAGVPPSKIYETLARLESKGAVLVNRSEPVRYSAVPYEDFLTSARSRFEADVAAAKERLDRLPVREEPGLVWSLRSRQSILQAFIRVTASARKSIFAGIWDEEMDEIGPLLEQASARGVDTHVAIYGKRALSGPRIYDLSECGASARLRLSGRRLAVVVADDSESVVAEFGERTPDQAVLTTNPVTNLLAIEYVKSDVMGRLLINAMSDSAYRDLLKTPDMRAIMTPVP; via the coding sequence TTGAAACGCGTGGCAATCGACAGCGATCTCATCCATATTTTGGCGCGGCTGGGCTTTTCTCAGTACGAGGCGCAAGCCTATGTGGCCCTGACCGGGCAAGGGGCGTTGACCGGCGCCGAAGTCAGCCGAGGGGCCGGTGTTCCTCCATCGAAGATCTACGAGACCCTCGCTCGGCTGGAATCCAAGGGCGCGGTGCTGGTGAACCGGTCAGAACCGGTACGCTACAGTGCGGTTCCCTACGAAGATTTCCTCACCTCTGCCAGATCCCGTTTCGAGGCGGATGTTGCCGCCGCCAAGGAGAGGCTCGACAGGCTGCCGGTCCGGGAAGAGCCGGGGCTTGTCTGGTCGCTTCGCAGCCGGCAGTCGATCCTGCAGGCCTTTATCCGCGTGACTGCCAGCGCCAGGAAAAGCATATTTGCCGGAATCTGGGATGAGGAGATGGACGAGATCGGCCCGCTTCTCGAACAGGCATCGGCACGCGGGGTCGATACGCATGTCGCGATCTACGGCAAACGAGCCCTGTCCGGCCCTCGCATCTACGATTTGTCCGAATGCGGAGCGAGCGCCCGGCTGCGGCTTTCCGGACGGCGGCTGGCCGTCGTGGTGGCCGACGACAGCGAAAGTGTTGTCGCGGAGTTTGGCGAGCGAACACCCGATCAGGCTGTCCTGACGACCAATCCAGTCACGAACCTTCTCGCTATCGAATATGTGAAATCCGATGTCATGGGCCGTCTCCTGATCAATGCGATGTCCGACAGCGCGTACAGGGACTTACTGAAAACGCCGGACATGCGCGCCATCATGACGCCTGTTCCCTGA
- a CDS encoding simple sugar transport system ATP-binding protein produces the protein MSDFAIELKGIDKRFGAVHANRNINLKVAKGTIHGIIGENGAGKSTLMSILYGFYQADSGEIFISGQKANIKDSKAAISAGIGMVHQHFMLVENFSVLENIMLGAEESAILTKGITRARAELKRLEEQYEMEVDPDAIIEELPVGVQQRVEILKAIYRKADILILDEPTGVLTPAEADHLFRILAQLKEQGKTVILITHKLREIMAITDEVSVMRRGEMVATRKTSETSVEELAELMVGRHVLLRVEKGEARPGEVKLAVRNLTVRDSRGVTMVDNVSFDVRAGEIVGIAGVAGNGQSELLEAIAGMRSATSGTVTLSGQPVDVTGPGDPADMRRRGLAHVPEDRHHTGLVLKFEEAENAMLGYHGDRKFGQSFLLDVEAMRKDAMDKIEQYDIRPPNPRLKTANFSGGNQQKIVLAREMERNPEVLIIGQPTRGVDVGAIEFIHKRIIEMRDQGKAILLVSVELDEIRSLADRIIVMFAGRIAGERDPDASEGELGLLMAGVEQKLEAAE, from the coding sequence ATGAGCGATTTCGCGATAGAACTCAAGGGCATCGACAAGCGTTTCGGCGCGGTCCATGCCAACAGGAACATCAATCTCAAGGTCGCCAAGGGGACGATCCACGGCATTATCGGCGAAAATGGCGCCGGCAAGTCGACGCTGATGTCCATCCTCTACGGCTTTTATCAGGCCGACAGCGGCGAGATTTTCATCTCCGGCCAGAAGGCCAATATCAAGGATTCCAAGGCCGCGATTTCCGCCGGCATCGGCATGGTCCACCAGCATTTCATGCTGGTCGAGAATTTCTCCGTGCTGGAAAACATCATGCTGGGCGCCGAGGAAAGTGCGATCCTGACCAAGGGCATCACCCGGGCACGCGCCGAACTCAAGCGCTTGGAAGAGCAGTACGAGATGGAAGTCGATCCCGATGCGATCATCGAGGAGCTTCCCGTCGGCGTGCAGCAGCGCGTCGAAATCCTGAAGGCCATCTATCGCAAGGCCGATATCCTTATTCTGGACGAGCCGACGGGTGTGCTGACGCCTGCCGAGGCCGATCATCTTTTCCGCATCCTCGCCCAGCTGAAGGAGCAGGGAAAGACCGTTATCCTGATCACCCACAAGCTGCGCGAGATCATGGCGATCACCGATGAGGTCTCCGTCATGCGCCGTGGCGAGATGGTGGCGACCCGCAAGACCTCCGAGACCAGTGTCGAAGAACTGGCCGAACTCATGGTCGGGCGCCATGTTCTGCTCCGCGTCGAAAAGGGCGAGGCCAGGCCCGGCGAGGTCAAGCTCGCCGTGCGCAATCTCACCGTCCGCGACAGCCGCGGCGTGACCATGGTCGACAACGTTTCCTTCGACGTTCGCGCCGGCGAAATCGTCGGCATTGCCGGGGTGGCCGGCAATGGCCAGTCGGAGCTTCTGGAGGCCATCGCCGGCATGCGCTCGGCAACGAGTGGCACGGTGACACTCAGTGGCCAGCCGGTGGACGTGACCGGACCCGGCGATCCGGCAGACATGCGCCGGCGCGGTCTCGCCCATGTTCCGGAAGACCGCCATCACACCGGCCTCGTGCTGAAATTCGAGGAAGCCGAAAATGCCATGCTCGGCTATCACGGCGACAGGAAATTCGGCCAATCCTTCCTTCTTGATGTCGAGGCCATGCGCAAGGATGCCATGGACAAGATCGAGCAATACGACATCCGCCCGCCGAACCCGCGCCTGAAGACCGCCAATTTCTCCGGCGGCAACCAGCAGAAGATCGTGCTCGCGCGGGAGATGGAACGAAATCCGGAGGTTCTCATCATCGGTCAGCCGACGCGCGGCGTCGATGTGGGCGCCATCGAATTCATCCACAAGCGCATTATCGAGATGCGCGATCAGGGCAAGGCGATCCTGCTCGTCTCGGTCGAGCTCGATGAAATCCGCTCGCTCGCAGACCGTATCATCGTCATGTTTGCCGGCCGCATTGCCGGCGAGCGCGATCCGGATGCCTCCGAAGGCGAACTCGGCCTGTTGATGGCCGGTGTGGAACAGAAGCTGGAGGCCGCCGAATGA
- a CDS encoding thymidine phosphorylase, which yields MLPQETIRAKRNGETLTAEEIARFVEGFTAGTISEGQVAAFAMAVWFKGMARDETVALTLAMRDSGDVLDWSDIGRPIADKHSTGGVGDNVSLMLAPIVASLGLAVPMISGRGLGHTGGTLDKLESIAGYNIMPDEALFRKTVREVGCAIIGQTGDLAPADKRLYSIRDVTATVDSVPLITASILSKKLAAGLETLVLDVKVGSGAFMSDLEEARTLARSLVEVANGAGVKTSALITDMNEPLADCAGNALEVIHALDFLKGLKRATRSEAVTLALAAEMLLSAGVAATAEEGRAKAQEAIASGRALETFARMVASLGGPANFVEKPWAHMPKANVEVVVEAPQAGMLAACKARDVGMAVIGLGGGRILPTDLVDHSVGLTGLLPLGTRVEKGDVIARIHARDEASAARARAELLASVTFGEGGQGSRPAIVERI from the coding sequence GTGCTGCCGCAGGAGACCATCCGAGCCAAGCGCAATGGCGAGACGCTGACGGCTGAGGAGATCGCGCGCTTCGTCGAGGGCTTCACGGCCGGCACCATTTCCGAAGGCCAGGTTGCGGCCTTCGCCATGGCCGTCTGGTTCAAGGGCATGGCCCGTGATGAGACCGTGGCGCTGACGCTCGCCATGCGCGACAGCGGCGATGTGCTCGACTGGTCGGACATCGGCCGCCCCATCGCCGACAAGCACTCGACCGGCGGCGTCGGCGACAATGTCTCGCTGATGCTCGCGCCCATTGTCGCTTCGCTGGGCTTGGCCGTTCCGATGATCTCAGGTCGCGGGCTGGGCCACACAGGGGGCACGCTTGACAAGCTGGAGTCGATCGCCGGCTACAACATCATGCCGGACGAGGCGCTGTTTCGCAAAACCGTGCGCGAGGTGGGCTGCGCCATCATCGGCCAGACCGGCGATCTCGCGCCTGCCGACAAGCGGCTCTATTCCATCCGTGACGTGACCGCGACGGTCGACAGCGTGCCGCTGATCACCGCCTCGATCCTTTCGAAGAAGCTCGCCGCCGGGCTCGAAACGCTCGTCCTTGACGTCAAAGTCGGTAGCGGTGCTTTCATGAGCGACCTGGAGGAGGCGAGGACGCTGGCCCGCTCGCTGGTCGAGGTGGCGAATGGCGCGGGCGTGAAAACCTCGGCGTTGATCACCGACATGAACGAACCGCTCGCCGATTGCGCCGGCAACGCGCTGGAAGTGATTCATGCGCTGGATTTCCTGAAAGGTCTCAAGCGCGCAACCCGCAGCGAGGCGGTAACGCTGGCGCTGGCGGCTGAAATGCTGCTGTCCGCCGGTGTGGCTGCGACGGCCGAGGAGGGCCGGGCAAAGGCGCAGGAGGCGATTGCCTCGGGCCGCGCGTTGGAAACCTTTGCCCGCATGGTAGCGAGCCTCGGTGGGCCGGCAAATTTCGTCGAGAAGCCATGGGCCCATATGCCGAAGGCGAATGTGGAGGTCGTTGTGGAAGCACCGCAGGCTGGGATGCTCGCCGCCTGCAAGGCTCGTGACGTAGGCATGGCCGTGATCGGGCTTGGTGGGGGACGCATCCTGCCGACCGATCTGGTCGATCATTCCGTCGGGCTTACGGGATTGCTGCCATTGGGCACGCGAGTCGAAAAGGGCGACGTGATTGCCCGCATCCACGCCCGCGATGAAGCTTCCGCGGCAAGGGCGCGCGCGGAACTGCTGGCGAGTGTCACGTTCGGCGAAGGCGGGCAGGGGTCGCGCCCGGCCATCGTGGAGAGAATCTGA
- a CDS encoding uracil phosphoribosyltransferase, protein MNGVTVISHPLVQHKLTIMRKKETSTASFRRLLREISTLLCYEVTRDLELTTERIETPLMEMDAPLLEGKKLVFASILRAGNGLLEGMLELVPAARVSHIGVYRDHETLQPVEYYFKAPGDLDARLVIVVDPMLATGNSSIAAVDKLKERGASNIRFLCLLAAPEGIKNFTEAHPDVPVFTAAIDDHLNEKGYIVPGLGDAGDRMYGTK, encoded by the coding sequence ATGAACGGCGTCACGGTAATTTCCCATCCCCTCGTGCAGCACAAGCTGACGATCATGCGTAAGAAGGAAACCTCGACGGCCAGCTTCCGCCGGCTGCTCAGGGAAATATCGACGCTGCTCTGCTATGAAGTCACCCGCGATCTGGAACTCACCACCGAGCGGATCGAAACGCCGCTGATGGAGATGGATGCGCCGCTGCTCGAAGGCAAGAAGCTGGTCTTCGCCTCGATCCTGCGCGCCGGCAACGGCCTTCTCGAAGGCATGCTGGAACTGGTACCCGCCGCCCGCGTCTCGCATATCGGCGTCTATCGCGACCATGAAACGCTGCAGCCGGTCGAATATTACTTCAAGGCTCCCGGCGATCTCGATGCCCGCCTCGTCATCGTCGTTGACCCGATGCTCGCCACCGGCAATTCCTCGATTGCCGCCGTCGACAAGCTGAAGGAGCGCGGCGCAAGCAATATCCGCTTCCTCTGCCTGCTGGCCGCGCCGGAAGGCATCAAGAACTTTACCGAGGCGCATCCCGACGTGCCGGTCTTTACCGCCGCCATCGATGATCATCTCAATGAGAAGGGCTATATCGTGCCCGGTCTCGGCGATGCCGGCGACCGCATGTATGGGACGAAGTAA
- a CDS encoding Enamine deaminase RidA, house cleaning of reactive enamine intermediates, YjgF/YER057c/UK114 family — translation MRTLISSGSPWEEKVGYSRAVIVNDTIYISGTAGEGADVYAQTRDAIAKVEKVLLENGFALTDIVQSRLSVADFEHWQDAARAHGEVFGTIRPAFSLVHALPFVEDTILVEIEAIAVRDGA, via the coding sequence ATGCGCACTTTGATCAGTTCCGGATCCCCATGGGAGGAGAAGGTCGGCTATTCCCGAGCCGTCATCGTCAACGACACGATCTACATTTCCGGTACGGCCGGGGAGGGCGCTGACGTCTACGCCCAGACAAGAGATGCGATCGCCAAGGTCGAGAAGGTCTTGCTCGAGAACGGCTTCGCATTGACCGACATTGTTCAGAGCCGGCTGTCCGTTGCCGATTTCGAACATTGGCAGGACGCCGCGCGCGCCCATGGCGAAGTCTTTGGCACCATTCGCCCCGCATTTTCGCTTGTCCATGCACTCCCCTTTGTAGAAGACACGATACTTGTCGAGATCGAGGCGATCGCCGTGCGGGATGGAGCGTGA